The following coding sequences are from one Methanohalophilus halophilus window:
- a CDS encoding glutamate--tRNA ligase, whose product MTLKDEDIKTIEKFALQNAVKYGQPPQVGAVMGRVMGQCPHLRPKAKDVTAQVQKIIDQVAEGNPDVWQQRLEEVAPELIEELNTKKEPDKGLKPLDVAEGEKVVMRFAPNPNGPATLGSARGMIINSEYVKMYGGDFIIRFDDTDPQTKRPLLEAYEWYLDDCQWLGIKPDRVVKASDRINLYYEYARKLIEMGHAYVCFCEGADFKKYKDSCSPCPDRDRDPAENLEYWHKMIEGDYEEKSAVLRIKTEIDHKDPALRDFGAFRIVKATHPRPEVGDKYVVWPLLDFEGAIEDHELGMTHIIRGKDLMDSEKRQKYIYDYLGWEYPKTTHWGRIKMHEFGKFSTSALRKSIEEGEYTGWDDPRLPTIRAIRRRGIKPQALRKFMVDMGVGETDVSISMDSLYSENRKLIDSQAKRFFFVPNPQKVEIIDGEHTVATPPLHPVENMGNRSIDVDNIVYISGEDAKELSPGSLLRLKDLYNIEIVSTQPLRAKHIGDSMDEVREKRPPIVQWVAEDNLHVDVLSPEGVFTGIGELQIADEIDKVVQFERFGFCRIDDVKEKRVVAYFTHK is encoded by the coding sequence ATGACATTAAAGGATGAAGATATAAAAACGATTGAAAAATTTGCATTGCAGAATGCTGTAAAATACGGACAACCTCCCCAGGTTGGAGCTGTCATGGGTCGGGTGATGGGACAGTGTCCCCACCTGCGTCCTAAAGCCAAAGACGTCACGGCGCAAGTACAGAAAATCATAGACCAGGTTGCAGAAGGCAACCCGGATGTATGGCAGCAGAGACTTGAGGAAGTCGCACCTGAACTTATTGAAGAACTAAATACAAAGAAAGAGCCCGATAAAGGCCTCAAACCCCTTGATGTTGCAGAAGGGGAAAAGGTTGTTATGCGTTTTGCTCCCAATCCCAACGGGCCCGCTACCCTGGGCAGTGCAAGGGGGATGATAATCAACTCCGAATATGTCAAAATGTATGGCGGGGATTTCATAATACGTTTTGATGATACTGATCCCCAGACCAAGCGCCCCCTTCTTGAAGCCTATGAATGGTACCTTGATGACTGTCAGTGGCTTGGTATCAAACCGGACAGGGTGGTAAAGGCATCAGACAGAATAAATCTTTACTATGAGTATGCCCGCAAGCTTATCGAAATGGGGCACGCTTATGTCTGTTTCTGTGAGGGGGCTGATTTCAAGAAGTATAAAGATTCATGTAGCCCATGTCCTGATCGTGACAGGGACCCTGCGGAAAATCTGGAATACTGGCATAAGATGATTGAGGGCGATTACGAAGAAAAATCCGCTGTATTGCGTATCAAGACAGAGATCGACCATAAGGACCCTGCACTAAGGGATTTTGGTGCTTTCAGGATAGTAAAAGCTACACATCCCCGCCCGGAAGTGGGTGATAAATACGTAGTATGGCCGCTTCTTGATTTTGAGGGAGCCATCGAGGACCATGAACTTGGCATGACCCATATCATCCGGGGCAAAGATTTGATGGACAGTGAAAAGCGTCAGAAGTATATCTATGATTACCTTGGCTGGGAATATCCAAAGACCACACACTGGGGTCGCATTAAAATGCATGAATTCGGTAAATTCAGCACCAGTGCACTCAGGAAATCTATAGAAGAAGGCGAATACACCGGCTGGGATGACCCACGGCTTCCAACAATAAGGGCAATTCGCAGACGTGGCATCAAACCACAGGCCCTGCGTAAATTTATGGTAGACATGGGTGTGGGGGAAACCGATGTGAGTATCAGCATGGATTCCCTTTATTCTGAAAACCGTAAACTTATTGACTCACAGGCAAAGCGTTTCTTCTTTGTCCCCAACCCTCAAAAAGTTGAGATTATAGACGGGGAACACACTGTTGCCACCCCACCTCTGCATCCCGTGGAAAATATGGGAAACAGGAGTATAGATGTGGATAATATTGTTTATATTAGTGGTGAGGATGCAAAGGAACTATCCCCCGGATCCCTCTTAAGACTCAAGGATCTATATAACATTGAAATTGTATCGACCCAGCCTCTCCGGGCAAAACATATTGGTGATTCAATGGATGAGGTCAGGGAAAAACGCCCTCCTATTGTCCAGTGGGTAGCAGAAGATAATCTGCATGTAGATGTCCTTTCTCCTGAAGGTGTATTCACAGGAATAGGAGAATTACAGATTGCAGATGAAATTGATAAAGTTGTGCAGTTTGAGCGCTTTGGGTTCTGCAGGATAGATGATGTAAAAGAAAAGAGAGTAGTAGCCTATTTCACTCATAAGTGA
- a CDS encoding fumarylacetoacetate hydrolase family protein: MIGKFKHGTESFEGNVQDERVTSAEGDVYDLNSLDILPPSSPSKIICVGLNYIDHAKELDMDIPDEPIIFMKPPSSVIGHDAKIIYPSCSNRVDYEAELAVVIGQQCHGIHAESAQSVIKGYTCFNDVTARDLQQKDGQWTRAKGFDTFSPIGPFITPAADFDACESNIKCSVNGMTRQNSSTSRLIFDVDYLIEFISSVMTLEKGDVIATGTPQGVGELNSGDSVDVTIEGIGTLSNEVS, encoded by the coding sequence ATGATCGGAAAATTCAAACACGGTACAGAGAGTTTTGAGGGAAATGTACAGGATGAAAGGGTAACATCTGCCGAGGGAGATGTTTACGATCTTAATTCACTTGATATACTCCCACCTTCAAGTCCTTCCAAAATTATCTGTGTGGGGCTGAATTATATTGATCACGCCAAAGAACTGGATATGGACATCCCGGATGAACCAATTATTTTCATGAAACCCCCATCTTCTGTAATTGGGCATGATGCAAAAATTATCTATCCTTCCTGCAGCAATCGTGTTGATTATGAAGCAGAACTTGCTGTTGTCATAGGACAGCAATGCCATGGCATTCATGCTGAAAGTGCACAAAGTGTCATCAAAGGATACACATGTTTTAATGATGTAACAGCCCGTGATCTCCAGCAAAAGGATGGACAGTGGACCAGAGCAAAGGGTTTTGATACTTTTTCCCCGATTGGTCCTTTCATAACTCCTGCGGCAGATTTCGATGCCTGTGAATCAAACATTAAGTGCAGTGTTAATGGCATGACCAGACAAAATTCATCAACTTCCAGATTGATATTCGATGTTGATTATCTGATAGAATTCATATCCTCCGTCATGACCCTTGAAAAGGGGGACGTAATTGCCACAGGTACCCCTCAGGGAGTGGGTGAACTTAATTCCGGTGATTCCGTAGACGTAACCATTGAGGGCATAGGCACATTATCCAATGAGGTATCATAA
- a CDS encoding dihydroorotate dehydrogenase electron transfer subunit — MRPIHSKITEIIEESPNVRTFFFDTHFETAIPGQFVMVWVHGTDEVPMTLSGKNSITVQKVGDATSRMFELGIGDHMGLRGPFGRGFTPPEKDEKVLFIAGGVGAAPIAPLADIIKARGIEGHTILGSRCCDEILFRERFACGRVDITTDDGSEGRSGFVTDQLAETDTSDYDRIYVCGPEIMMYKVFEILKTRDVHVKTEFSLHRYFKCGIGVCGACSMDPEGLRVCRDGPVFNGSELEGSEFGHYERDSSGCKCHF, encoded by the coding sequence ATGCGTCCCATTCATTCAAAAATAACCGAAATTATCGAAGAGTCACCCAATGTGCGTACTTTTTTCTTTGACACACATTTTGAGACAGCCATCCCCGGCCAATTTGTAATGGTATGGGTACACGGCACCGATGAGGTCCCTATGACCTTGTCCGGCAAGAATTCCATTACCGTCCAGAAAGTAGGGGATGCCACCTCCCGTATGTTCGAACTTGGAATAGGTGACCATATGGGGCTCAGGGGTCCTTTTGGCAGAGGTTTTACTCCCCCAGAAAAGGATGAAAAAGTGCTTTTCATTGCAGGAGGGGTCGGTGCCGCACCGATTGCACCCCTTGCAGATATTATAAAGGCAAGAGGAATTGAAGGCCACACAATCCTGGGTTCCAGATGCTGTGATGAAATTTTGTTCAGGGAACGCTTTGCCTGTGGAAGGGTGGATATTACCACTGATGACGGTTCTGAAGGCCGGAGCGGTTTTGTGACCGACCAGCTGGCAGAAACAGATACCTCTGATTACGACAGGATATATGTGTGTGGCCCGGAAATTATGATGTATAAGGTCTTTGAAATTTTGAAAACGCGCGATGTTCATGTAAAGACAGAGTTCAGCCTGCACCGGTATTTCAAATGCGGCATAGGAGTATGCGGAGCCTGCAGTATGGATCCCGAAGGCCTGCGTGTCTGCAGGGACGGCCCTGTATTCAATGGCAGTGAACTTGAAGGATCTGAATTCGGACATTATGAACGTGATTCTTCAGGTTGCAAATGCCATTTTTAA
- a CDS encoding dihydroorotate dehydrogenase, whose translation MNIAGIELKNPTILASGIMGTTGAALARMGRNGAGALVTKSIGPVPKKGHNNPSMVELECGYINAMGLPNPSYSGFCEEIGIAKSKTDAPLIASIFGGDSAEFTEVARGLLSSKPDCFELNVSCPHAEGYGASVGTDPDLVHEITASVVDAVDVPVWVKLTPNVTDITSIGRAAETAGASAVVAINTVRGMAIDIHSGYPILGNRFGGLSGPAVKPVAVKCVYDLYKALDVPVIGVGGITCPQDAIEMILAGASAVEIGSAVHDDTQIFETINKGIDAYLQKYGYSKTEDIAGLSHEMI comes from the coding sequence ATGAATATAGCAGGTATAGAACTCAAAAATCCTACAATTCTGGCTTCAGGTATAATGGGAACCACAGGAGCAGCCCTTGCAAGAATGGGACGCAACGGTGCTGGTGCATTGGTAACCAAATCAATTGGCCCGGTTCCCAAGAAAGGCCATAATAATCCTTCCATGGTGGAGCTGGAATGTGGATATATTAACGCGATGGGGCTTCCCAATCCTTCCTACTCGGGTTTCTGTGAGGAAATCGGAATTGCGAAAAGCAAAACGGATGCACCGTTAATTGCCAGCATATTCGGCGGGGACTCTGCAGAATTCACTGAAGTTGCGAGAGGGTTACTTTCCTCAAAACCTGATTGTTTTGAACTTAATGTAAGCTGTCCCCATGCTGAAGGTTATGGGGCCTCGGTGGGAACTGATCCTGATCTGGTACATGAAATCACGGCTTCGGTAGTTGATGCTGTGGATGTACCTGTATGGGTGAAACTCACACCCAATGTTACGGATATTACTTCCATTGGCCGGGCAGCAGAAACAGCAGGGGCATCGGCAGTCGTTGCTATCAATACAGTGCGGGGTATGGCCATTGATATCCATTCCGGGTATCCGATACTCGGCAACCGTTTTGGAGGACTATCCGGTCCTGCAGTAAAACCGGTGGCTGTAAAATGTGTTTATGACCTGTATAAAGCGCTTGATGTACCTGTAATTGGTGTGGGAGGTATTACCTGTCCTCAAGATGCAATTGAAATGATACTTGCCGGGGCAAGCGCTGTTGAGATCGGATCCGCTGTACATGACGATACGCAAATTTTTGAAACAATAAACAAAGGTATTGATGCATACCTGCAAAAGTATGGCTATTCAAAAACTGAAGATATAGCAGGCCTGTCACATGAGATGATCTGA
- the hemC gene encoding hydroxymethylbilane synthase: protein MIIGTRGSDLALAQAKTVGGLLDSRGFPTTRKIIKTSGDTFTDRPLHEVEGVGAFVRELDDRMLSGEIDIAVHSMKDLPTERPAELSIAAVIERDSPHDVLLTNDGSTLDELPEGAIVGTTSMRRRAQFLRYRPDLDIQDLRGNINTRLKKLESGMYDAIILAEAGLQRMGWDIECHRLDADNFCPSANQGTIAVVTLAGGEAELLCSQIDHAESRIATEVERLVIRDVEGGCIVPVGSFAEFVDNGNKIHIRAEILSLDGKRDIRLDEIIPVDNYREHAKELGQKLVAMGGKELVKEAISQLSQKIIDHS, encoded by the coding sequence TTGATAATTGGTACAAGGGGAAGCGATCTGGCTCTTGCACAGGCAAAGACCGTTGGGGGTCTTCTGGATAGCCGCGGTTTCCCCACCACCCGCAAGATCATAAAAACAAGCGGTGATACCTTCACAGACCGCCCGCTCCACGAGGTAGAGGGCGTTGGTGCCTTTGTGAGGGAACTGGATGACCGGATGCTTTCCGGGGAGATCGATATTGCAGTCCATTCGATGAAAGACCTACCCACTGAAAGACCGGCAGAACTTTCCATCGCAGCAGTGATCGAACGTGATTCTCCTCATGACGTACTTCTCACAAACGATGGTTCAACCCTTGACGAATTGCCTGAAGGGGCGATTGTAGGGACAACATCCATGCGCAGGCGGGCCCAGTTTTTGCGCTACCGCCCGGATCTGGATATCCAGGACCTGCGTGGGAACATAAATACCCGCCTTAAAAAACTTGAATCCGGTATGTATGACGCAATTATACTGGCAGAAGCGGGTCTACAACGCATGGGATGGGACATCGAATGTCACAGACTGGACGCCGATAATTTCTGTCCCTCGGCCAACCAGGGAACCATTGCCGTGGTTACCCTGGCAGGCGGGGAAGCGGAATTACTTTGCTCCCAGATCGATCATGCTGAATCCCGTATCGCTACAGAGGTAGAGAGACTGGTGATCAGGGATGTGGAAGGCGGATGTATTGTACCGGTCGGTTCATTTGCAGAATTTGTGGACAATGGTAACAAGATACACATACGTGCCGAGATATTATCCCTTGACGGGAAGCGGGACATCCGTCTGGACGAGATTATCCCCGTGGATAATTATCGTGAACATGCTAAAGAGCTGGGTCAGAAACTTGTTGCTATGGGCGGAAAAGAACTGGTAAAAGAAGCCATCTCCCAGTTGTCCCAAAAAATAATTGATCATTCATGA
- the hemL gene encoding glutamate-1-semialdehyde 2,1-aminomutase, with the protein MVNLEKSKAMFEKAREYLPGGVSSPVRAIKPYPFYTEKASGCRITDIDGNEYIDYCLGYGPNMLGHANPVVKKAISDQLEKGWLYGTPTESEFKLAERIAAAYPGIDMLRFVSTGTEATMSALRAARGYTGKNKFVKIEGGFHGAHDSVLVKAGSGASTLGKPDSLGVPQDFTKHTLQAPYNNIEAMTDLLESSDDIAAVIMEPVMGNVGPVLPQEGYLEEIRKLTKEYDTLLIFDEVITGFRLAMGGAQEYYGVTPDLTTLGKIIGGGMPIGVFGGRKDIIEMIAPSGSVYQAGTFSGHPASVAAGNAVLDVLEKENAHEKLNTMGQNVRSRLSDMVTDKGLDYSVSGIGSMFKIFFGDMPTNYQDVLKCDKEGYFNFFHKMLDQGIFIPPSQFETNFLSLAHTEDDLEATFEAYESCL; encoded by the coding sequence ATGGTCAATCTGGAAAAATCAAAAGCAATGTTTGAAAAGGCCAGGGAATATCTCCCTGGTGGTGTTAGCAGTCCGGTACGAGCAATCAAACCCTATCCTTTCTACACCGAGAAAGCTTCCGGATGCCGTATTACAGATATTGACGGTAATGAGTACATAGATTACTGCCTCGGTTACGGCCCAAATATGCTGGGTCATGCAAATCCCGTGGTCAAGAAAGCAATAAGTGATCAACTTGAAAAGGGATGGCTCTATGGGACCCCCACTGAGTCCGAGTTCAAACTGGCCGAAAGGATTGCAGCCGCATATCCTGGAATCGATATGCTTCGTTTTGTATCCACAGGTACGGAGGCTACAATGAGTGCCCTGCGGGCAGCACGTGGTTATACAGGAAAAAACAAATTCGTCAAAATAGAAGGCGGTTTCCACGGTGCTCACGATTCAGTACTTGTCAAAGCCGGCTCAGGTGCTTCCACATTAGGTAAACCCGACTCTCTGGGTGTACCACAGGATTTTACCAAACATACTCTTCAGGCACCCTATAATAATATCGAAGCCATGACAGACCTGCTTGAATCAAGCGATGATATAGCAGCTGTCATCATGGAACCGGTAATGGGTAATGTCGGACCGGTATTGCCACAGGAAGGTTATCTGGAAGAGATCAGGAAACTTACAAAGGAATATGATACCCTGCTCATATTCGATGAAGTAATAACCGGCTTCAGACTTGCAATGGGCGGTGCACAGGAATATTATGGTGTGACACCTGACCTGACAACGCTGGGCAAAATTATCGGTGGAGGAATGCCCATAGGGGTTTTCGGAGGCAGGAAAGATATCATCGAAATGATAGCACCTTCCGGTTCGGTATACCAGGCAGGGACTTTTAGTGGTCACCCGGCATCTGTTGCTGCAGGAAATGCAGTGCTTGATGTGCTTGAGAAGGAAAATGCTCATGAAAAACTCAATACGATGGGGCAGAATGTACGCAGCAGACTTTCCGATATGGTCACTGACAAAGGACTGGATTACAGTGTTTCAGGTATCGGTTCCATGTTCAAGATCTTCTTTGGAGATATGCCAACGAATTATCAGGATGTACTCAAATGTGACAAGGAAGGCTATTTTAATTTCTTCCATAAAATGCTGGATCAGGGAATTTTTATACCCCCTTCCCAGTTTGAGACGAATTTCCTCTCTCTGGCACATACCGAAGATGATCTGGAAGCGACCTTTGAAGCTTATGAATCCTGCCTGTAA
- the hemB gene encoding porphobilinogen synthase: MYPNIRMRRLRNGKIGNLIRETSLGVDDLIYPMFVDETAESIVEVPSMEGVLRLPLSEVVNEARNVADLGISSLMLFGIPSDKDEKGSSACGDEDIVQQATRAIKEELGGDMVVITDVCMCEYTSHGHCGIIDNETHDVINDETLPILGEIAASHARAGADMVAPSGMMDGMVDAIRQSLDQGNFSDVPIMSYAAKYCSAFYGPFRDAADSCYCFGDRSTYQMDPANSDEALREVELDIMEGADIVMVKPALPYLDIIYRIKQEFGMPTAAYNVSGEYSMLKAAAQQGWLDEKKVMYESLMSIKRAGADMIITYFAKEMAQLLNE, encoded by the coding sequence ATGTACCCAAATATTCGAATGCGCAGGCTCAGGAACGGAAAAATAGGTAATCTTATACGTGAAACTTCCCTAGGGGTTGATGACCTCATATACCCTATGTTTGTTGACGAAACTGCAGAATCCATAGTTGAAGTACCATCCATGGAAGGTGTTCTGAGGTTACCCCTTTCCGAAGTTGTCAATGAGGCCAGGAATGTGGCGGACCTGGGCATCAGTTCTTTGATGCTTTTCGGTATTCCTTCGGACAAGGATGAAAAGGGAAGCAGTGCTTGTGGGGATGAAGATATTGTCCAGCAGGCAACGCGGGCTATCAAGGAGGAACTTGGTGGTGACATGGTTGTGATTACAGATGTTTGCATGTGTGAATACACATCCCATGGCCATTGCGGCATTATTGATAATGAAACCCATGATGTGATAAATGATGAGACTCTACCCATTCTGGGCGAGATCGCGGCAAGCCATGCCAGGGCGGGAGCAGATATGGTGGCACCTTCGGGTATGATGGACGGCATGGTGGATGCAATCAGGCAATCCCTGGATCAGGGAAATTTCAGTGATGTGCCAATTATGTCCTATGCTGCAAAATACTGTTCCGCATTTTACGGCCCCTTCAGGGATGCTGCTGATTCATGTTATTGTTTCGGGGATCGCTCGACATACCAGATGGACCCTGCAAATTCGGATGAGGCCCTGCGGGAAGTAGAACTGGACATCATGGAAGGTGCCGACATCGTTATGGTAAAACCGGCTCTTCCATACCTTGATATTATCTACCGGATAAAACAGGAGTTTGGTATGCCAACTGCGGCTTACAATGTCAGCGGGGAATATTCCATGCTCAAGGCAGCTGCCCAGCAGGGCTGGCTGGATGAGAAAAAAGTCATGTACGAATCCCTGATGTCAATAAAAAGGGCTGGAGCCGACATGATAATTACTTACTTTGCCAAGGAAATGGCACAATTACTGAATGAATGA
- the hemA gene encoding glutamyl-tRNA reductase, giving the protein MTEISSMVISHAKATVEEMEDAWQGEIEDILSQLSSHELVYECAVLKTCNRLEMYVVSPRGSSVLFHFAKSMGVSSRIVEFYDHEESLYHLLKLSCGLESMIIGEDQILGQIKDLFTISKNAGTMGKILETAFSKAIQVGKRARTETNINRGSVSIASAAVDLADEMLKGLQGRNILVIGTGEMGTLVTRALSHRDMNVVYLANRTYEKAKVLADELGGEAVDFVSLDRYTQQADVIISATSAPHYVLKKATVERSLMNRSDNLLLIDIASPRDIDPEVESLPKVILRNIDNLRVINERNLQMRMEEAKKVETIIDEEYKMLINQYKRQKADALLSELYSQIYTLRKHEMDRAVNRLGAYHTIGDVECKVLDDLTRAIANKVLAEPTKVLRNAAEYNDEAFLDSACKLFNIKPYAKKEKENCK; this is encoded by the coding sequence TTGACTGAAATATCTAGCATGGTTATTTCCCATGCAAAGGCAACAGTGGAGGAAATGGAAGATGCCTGGCAGGGTGAAATCGAGGATATACTTTCCCAGCTAAGTTCCCATGAGCTCGTGTACGAATGTGCAGTCCTTAAGACATGCAACCGACTGGAAATGTATGTGGTATCCCCCAGGGGAAGCAGTGTCCTTTTCCATTTTGCAAAAAGCATGGGGGTTTCTTCCCGAATTGTCGAATTTTATGACCATGAAGAATCCTTATATCATCTTTTAAAGCTCTCCTGTGGCCTTGAATCCATGATCATAGGAGAAGATCAGATCCTGGGACAGATAAAGGATTTGTTCACCATCTCCAAAAATGCAGGCACCATGGGCAAAATCCTGGAGACCGCTTTTAGCAAGGCTATCCAGGTAGGTAAAAGGGCTCGTACTGAAACCAACATCAATCGGGGTTCCGTATCGATTGCATCTGCTGCAGTGGATCTTGCCGATGAAATGTTAAAAGGCCTTCAAGGACGTAATATACTTGTAATTGGAACCGGCGAGATGGGCACTCTTGTGACCCGGGCATTATCGCACAGGGACATGAATGTTGTGTATCTGGCAAACCGCACATATGAAAAGGCAAAAGTACTTGCAGATGAGCTGGGAGGGGAGGCCGTGGATTTCGTGAGTCTTGATCGCTATACACAGCAGGCCGATGTCATAATCAGTGCTACATCTGCTCCCCATTATGTCCTGAAGAAAGCAACAGTGGAAAGATCCCTTATGAACAGGAGCGATAATCTTCTGCTGATAGATATCGCCAGTCCCCGGGACATAGATCCCGAAGTTGAAAGCCTTCCAAAAGTTATCCTGCGTAACATCGATAATCTTCGGGTTATTAATGAGCGCAATCTACAGATGAGAATGGAAGAGGCAAAGAAAGTTGAAACTATAATTGATGAAGAATACAAAATGCTCATTAACCAGTACAAAAGACAGAAAGCAGACGCTCTTTTGTCCGAACTTTACAGCCAGATATATACTCTGCGAAAACATGAGATGGATAGGGCTGTGAACAGGTTGGGAGCTTATCACACAATTGGGGATGTGGAATGCAAGGTCCTGGATGACCTGACAAGGGCCATAGCAAATAAGGTTCTGGCAGAACCTACCAAGGTGCTGCGCAATGCAGCTGAATACAATGATGAGGCTTTCCTTGATTCGGCCTGCAAGCTTTTTAACATCAAACCCTATGCTAAAAAAGAAAAGGAAAATTGCAAATAA
- a CDS encoding precorrin-2 dehydrogenase/sirohydrochlorin ferrochelatase family protein, translating into MSDRRYMPLFLDLSSRKIVIFGGGHVGQRKASLFYKYGEVIVISEDFSEKILSLYTSEVIDIVQADISAMSSDTIHEYLKGAFIVIPATSDQKLNMKISRIASGMDIFVNSVDSKGDVIVPSVIQRGPVTVGISTLGHSPALSRYTRIKVEHTITPNYADMAHLQDELRTNLKERIASQPLRKQILWDVLEDDRIWDAFEDSYEKAYNIAYDIMLEQIENSADDDSKEQLDHCSNNGG; encoded by the coding sequence ATGTCTGATCGCCGATATATGCCACTTTTCCTTGATTTGTCTTCCCGGAAAATCGTGATTTTCGGAGGAGGACACGTCGGCCAGCGCAAAGCATCACTTTTTTATAAATATGGAGAAGTAATCGTTATAAGTGAAGATTTTTCTGAAAAAATCCTTTCCCTTTATACCTCTGAAGTAATAGATATAGTGCAGGCAGATATCAGTGCAATGTCTTCTGATACAATTCATGAATACCTTAAAGGGGCATTTATCGTAATCCCGGCCACAAGTGACCAAAAACTGAATATGAAGATTAGCCGGATTGCTTCCGGCATGGATATATTTGTAAATTCCGTGGATTCCAAAGGGGATGTTATAGTCCCGTCAGTGATACAAAGAGGGCCGGTAACTGTTGGAATATCTACTTTGGGGCACAGTCCCGCCCTTTCCAGATATACGCGCATAAAAGTCGAGCATACTATCACTCCTAATTACGCAGATATGGCACATCTGCAGGATGAATTACGCACTAATCTGAAAGAACGGATTGCTAGCCAGCCCCTCAGGAAACAAATTCTGTGGGATGTGCTTGAAGATGACAGAATATGGGATGCTTTTGAAGATTCCTATGAAAAAGCGTATAATATAGCATACGATATAATGTTGGAGCAGATTGAGAATAGCGCAGATGACGATTCAAAAGAACAGCTGGATCATTGCTCGAATAACGGAGGATAA
- the ahbB gene encoding siroheme decarboxylase subunit beta, translating to MSDKLDPLSRKILEVTQHGIEYTHSPFKKIAEETGLSEQEIVDRLKEMQSQGIIRRFGASIGHRTIGITANAMCIWNVPDEQVEDVGKVMSNFSEVTHCYERPRYPDWPYNLFTMVHSYSKKDCETIAGKIADATGIYDYRLLFSEHEFKKTGVRL from the coding sequence ATGTCCGATAAGCTTGATCCTCTTTCCCGTAAAATCCTGGAAGTAACACAACACGGAATCGAATATACCCATTCCCCATTCAAGAAAATCGCAGAAGAAACGGGATTAAGTGAACAGGAAATTGTAGATCGGCTAAAGGAAATGCAAAGCCAGGGAATCATACGTCGTTTTGGTGCATCAATTGGCCATCGTACCATCGGCATAACTGCCAACGCCATGTGTATCTGGAATGTACCGGATGAACAGGTGGAAGATGTAGGCAAAGTGATGTCCAATTTTAGCGAAGTAACTCATTGTTACGAGCGACCCAGATATCCTGATTGGCCATACAATCTTTTTACAATGGTCCATTCTTACAGTAAAAAAGACTGTGAAACAATTGCCGGGAAAATTGCAGATGCAACCGGGATATATGACTATCGTCTTTTGTTCAGTGAGCATGAGTTCAAGAAAACAGGTGTAAGGCTGTAA
- the ahbA gene encoding siroheme decarboxylase subunit alpha, whose amino-acid sequence MIRLDEMDKRILNEIQLEFPLSVNPYEVLAERIDIPEEELLKRLQRLNNRGAVRRIGPIINTRKIGGTSTLIALKAPYSQTHEIGEIINKHPEVSHNYLRPAEYNIWFTISAADRERLDTIIRQIVDETGCPILDLPTKRLFKIGVKFDVR is encoded by the coding sequence ATGATCCGGCTTGATGAAATGGACAAAAGGATATTGAATGAGATCCAGCTTGAATTTCCCCTTTCCGTTAATCCCTATGAAGTACTGGCTGAAAGGATAGATATTCCTGAAGAGGAATTGCTAAAAAGACTGCAGAGACTCAATAATCGGGGAGCCGTGAGGCGCATTGGTCCTATAATAAATACCCGCAAGATCGGGGGGACAAGTACCCTCATAGCCCTGAAAGCCCCCTATTCACAAACCCATGAGATTGGAGAAATCATTAATAAACATCCGGAAGTCTCTCACAACTATTTGCGCCCGGCGGAGTATAATATATGGTTTACCATATCTGCAGCAGATCGTGAACGCCTCGACACCATAATCAGGCAGATTGTAGATGAAACCGGATGTCCTATACTGGATTTACCCACAAAACGTCTTTTCAAGATAGGGGTGAAATTCGATGTCCGATAA